Genomic DNA from Theobroma cacao cultivar B97-61/B2 chromosome 3, Criollo_cocoa_genome_V2, whole genome shotgun sequence:
CCTTTTGGTGGCAACTGAAATGAACTGAGCAGAGCAGGTCAGGTCAGGTCAGGCCATTAGAGATGCAATCGGTTAGAGTACCgctattttttttccaaaccCATATCTAAATtctattaaaatttgtataaaattataaaatactatcCAAAACAGCatcttaataataaaaatttatccgttaattttttgaattcatTAAATACATTTTAAGTTGATAAATTTGTCAAAAACTTGAGTATTTCGTTCCCTCCTATGAATTCAATctctaataataaaattttacatgttTAAATTTGTATTATAATTCAggtaatataaattaatattacatTTATTAATTTACGAAAAGATAAATTGATTGAGATgataaaaattgtaaatttttataacattatatatatttgaattcgGGTTTAGAGAATCTTAAAAGTAATACTTGAATCCATGTCGAGTTTTGAAGACATTTCCTTAATCTACTTTGTTACTAAATATACGATATTCATTCGAATTTGTAtctgattttaaaaatattaccttAATCTATCTCACAATCCAATATAAAATACGCTATTATATGTTATCAAGTTACATTATGAGCTGATCAAACCGATTATTTAGATTCTGAACAATTATTGTCAATTGTACCTCACAATCATACGGTAATCAGATTGGGGTCAAGAGTATTGTGTATGGCACGATTCAGATTCGTGTTTGATAGCATTTTTGGTAGTGGACTCAACGTTgcaaaaaataatcatttctCGTAAAGCAGAGAATGTGCACACATTGGGTAGTCCTCAATTTTAAAGTTCCAGTGGAATCTTTCCAAATCTTTTCTTCTGAATTTTTTAGCGAAAAATGTGCAGACAGTAGGTAGTCAGTAAATAAGTTCATTGGTCGAGACTGGATCAAATTTGGGCTCAAACTTTGAGCAAGCCCTAACcaaaaattatcttaaatcAGTAGCATATGCTGGATGGATGGTCAACTCCGTTGTTACAACTTACAAGAAATGCTGTCAGCTTGCTTTCTGCTTCTTTGCACTACCTCTCTCTTCATCCAAGGCcttcaatttgttcttaatcgCAGCAATTTTGGCGCTGCGACTCATCTGCCCTGAGGTGCTACCAGCAGTGCCACTTTTGATTGCCTCACCTCCAGCTTTGGAAGAATTGTGTGCTGCTTCCTCCAAGTATTTCTCGCTAGCTAGACGGACCACCAAAGGGCGACCACAAGCTAGTCTCCCATGCATCTTCTCCTTGGCCAATTTAGCCTCCTGcatactcactttaaatgtgGAAATCAGGAATTGCCTGAAAACAAAGAGAATGCGTAAGCGTACAACTTACCTCTTTCATGCTGTACTGGATAAAGGCAAACCCTCGTGGTTCTCCACGTTTTGGGCCACGAGTGTGCCACAAGAAGTCCTCAGATATAATCTTCCCATATGGAGAAAACATCTTAATAAGGGCACCTCTGGAAAAGAATAGTACAATATTAGTTTCCACAGATGTATTGAAATAAAAGCTTCagtttcaaataattatatttatactCACTCGGTTATTCTTAGATCAAGGTTACCAATGTATAGTCTGCTCTCACTCTTCTCATCTATGAAACTCCTAGGATCCTGCAGTCAGCCGTCAGCCAATTCAAAATCATGAATAGGTCCTAATAATGCACCTATCTTATTGTAAAATCATCCCATGCTAAGCTTCTTCAAACATAAAGTGCTCCAACAAGTTCAAAACATCTAAAATCAAGACAATAGAAACACATTTTGGGCACAAAAGCACAACCGACAAGCAATCACAATATGggacttaaaattttacatattgCAATATCATATagaaaaatggaagaaaatatTAACTCGATTAAGCTACATGATGGCAATCCCTTTGGGAAATGCAGAATGCA
This window encodes:
- the LOC18605621 gene encoding uncharacterized protein LOC18605621 isoform X2 gives rise to the protein MQEAKLAKEKMHGRLACGRPLVVRLASEKYLEEAAHNSSKAGGEAIKSGTAGSTSGQMSRSAKIAAIKNKLKALDEERGSAKKQKAS
- the LOC18605621 gene encoding probable RNA-binding protein 18 isoform X1; this translates as MDPRSFIDEKSESRLYIGNLDLRITEGALIKMFSPYGKIISEDFLWHTRGPKRGEPRGFAFIQYSMKEEAKLAKEKMHGRLACGRPLVVRLASEKYLEEAAHNSSKAGGEAIKSGTAGSTSGQMSRSAKIAAIKNKLKALDEERGSAKKQKAS